CGCGCCGCCGGTGCCTGCGGAGCCGCAAGACAGCGCGAAATGACCGCCTCCGACACCCGCCCCGCCCCCCCGGGCGGGGTCATTGCCCGGCTTTCGAAGGAAATCCTTGGCGCAGCGCCCGCGCTTTGATAGCGTGGGGCTGCGTCGATCGCCTTCGACGCGTCAGCCCCCGTCTCTCATGCGCCATTCGCTTCCGCTTGCCCCGCAATTCTATGTGACCGCTCCGCAGCCCTGCCCCTATCTGGACGGGCGGTCGGAGCGCAAGCTGTTCACGGCCCTGCAGGGCGAAGGCGCCGAAAAGCTGAACAATGCGCTGTCGCGGCAGGGCTTCCGGCGTTCGCAGAACGTGCTCTACCGCCCCTCCTGCGCCGATTGCTCGGCCTGTCTTTCGGCCCGCATCCGCGTTGCCGATTTCGAGCCCACCCGGACGCAGCGCAAGGTGCTCAACCGCAACACCCATCTCAAGCGCACCGCGACCAGCCCCTGGGCCACCGAGGAACAATTCGCCCTCTTCCGCCGCTATCTTGACGCGCGGCATGCCGATGGCGGCATGGCCGACATGGACATTTTCGAATTCGCCGCGATGATCGAGGAAACGCCGGTCAAGACCCGCGTCATCGAATATCGCGATGGCCGGGTGGAAACCGGCCCCCGCCCGCTGACCGCCGTCTGCCTGACTGATGTGCTCGATGACGGCGTGAGCATGGTCTACAGCTTCTACGACCCCGACCAGATCGACTTCAGCCTTGGCACGCATCTGATCCTCGATCACGTCGCCATCGCGAAACGCGCGGGCCTGCCTTACGTCTATCTGGGCTATTGGGTGCCCGGCTCGCGCAAGATGGGCTACAAGGCGAAATTCTCGGCGCTGGAAATCTTCAAGGCCGGGCGCTGGCAACCCTTGGGCGACCCCGAGGACCATTCCGGAGAGATTCACCCGCTTTCGGTCGATCCGATCGCCGAACAGGTCGCCCGAATCCAGCTGCCCGACATGCGCTAGGGCGAAAGCCGCCTTGCACCGCCCGCAGATGCGGCAGTTCGGCACAGGATCTTCCACCCAGAGGCGAACCCGCGTTCATCTGGTCATGTTTTCGGACCGATTTGCGCAATTTTCCTGCGCGACGTCTGGACAGAACCGGCCCGCGATGCCAGTTTGAGCGCCGGACCGGCCGGGCAACGACCCGGTCGGCATGAAGAACCAGACCGAAACAAACGGGAGGAGAACCCAATGGATCGTCGTTCATTTCTGACCAAGGCCGCGATCGGCGGCGCTGCCGCGACCACGCTGGCCACGCCCGCGCTGGCGCAATCGATGCCGAAAGTGACGTGGCGGCTGACCTCGTCCTTCCCGAAATCGCTCGACACGATCTATGGCGGGGCGGAA
This DNA window, taken from Rhodobacter capsulatus SB 1003, encodes the following:
- a CDS encoding arginyltransferase → MRHSLPLAPQFYVTAPQPCPYLDGRSERKLFTALQGEGAEKLNNALSRQGFRRSQNVLYRPSCADCSACLSARIRVADFEPTRTQRKVLNRNTHLKRTATSPWATEEQFALFRRYLDARHADGGMADMDIFEFAAMIEETPVKTRVIEYRDGRVETGPRPLTAVCLTDVLDDGVSMVYSFYDPDQIDFSLGTHLILDHVAIAKRAGLPYVYLGYWVPGSRKMGYKAKFSALEIFKAGRWQPLGDPEDHSGEIHPLSVDPIAEQVARIQLPDMR